Proteins encoded together in one Candidatus Cloacimonadaceae bacterium window:
- a CDS encoding DNA adenine methylase, which produces MNSIISWVGGKRLLRKKILPLIPKHDIYCEVFGGAAWILFGKSPDKEDWQTGPKSRYTEVYNDINGDLVNFWKYIKQHPEAFVTELNQYLVSREMFDTFAQHTPKTELERAIRFYFQLSCSYGSRSKNFCIMQGYKYMPLRNLEKVKAASDRLKQVIIEKQDFEKIIARFDTPNTFFYLDPPYYTKEHLYDREDADAFTKHEELAAALKNIKGKFLLSYNNDPYIRTLYQGFTIEEVEAQYTVSGSFQTETELLIRNY; this is translated from the coding sequence GTGAATAGTATCATCTCCTGGGTAGGTGGCAAGCGTCTCCTCAGAAAAAAGATACTGCCACTCATCCCTAAGCACGATATCTACTGTGAAGTCTTTGGCGGTGCTGCCTGGATACTATTTGGGAAGTCACCCGATAAGGAAGATTGGCAGACCGGACCCAAGAGCAGATACACCGAGGTCTATAATGACATCAATGGTGATCTGGTGAACTTCTGGAAGTACATCAAGCAGCACCCGGAAGCGTTTGTGACGGAGTTGAATCAGTACTTGGTATCCAGAGAGATGTTCGACACGTTCGCACAACACACACCCAAAACCGAACTGGAACGAGCTATCCGCTTCTACTTCCAGTTGTCCTGCAGCTATGGCTCAAGATCAAAGAACTTCTGCATCATGCAGGGCTACAAGTACATGCCGCTGCGAAACCTTGAGAAGGTTAAAGCAGCCTCAGACCGACTCAAACAGGTAATCATCGAGAAGCAGGACTTTGAGAAGATCATTGCCCGGTTCGATACACCCAATACCTTCTTCTACCTCGACCCACCCTACTATACCAAGGAGCATCTATACGACAGAGAAGACGCAGACGCATTCACCAAGCATGAAGAATTGGCAGCTGCACTGAAGAACATCAAAGGGAAGTTTCTGTTATCCTACAATAACGACCCTTACATTCGCACACTCTACCAAGGCTTCACCATTGAAGAAGTCGAAGCGCAATACACCGTTTCCGGTTCTTTTCAGACAGAGACAGAGTTGCTGATTAGGAATTATTGA